In the genome of Deinococcus betulae, the window GGCGCGAGCAGAAGTCCGCCAGCGACTTATACCGCCCAGCACGCTCGCGCTCCTCCAGAATCTTGAGCACGGCAGCCTCGCCCAGACCCTTAATCGCGTACAGCCCGAACAGAATCTCCTCGCCCTGTACCGCAAAGTCGGCGGCCGAGCGGTTGATGTCCGGCGGCAGCACCTTTACGTCCATCTTGCGGGCGTCACTGACGTATTCCGCAACTTTATCGGAATCACGGCGCTCGACCGTTAAGAGGGCCGCCATGAATTGAACGGGATAGTTTGCTTTGAGCCAGGCGGTTTGATAAGTAATGACACCGTAGGCCGCCGAATGGCTGTTGTGCACCACGAGATCGTTCGCCACAAAGTTATGGGTGCCCGGCACTTCCAGATCGTAAGTCTGGGCCTCACCCGCTGGCTCAATACTGGTAATGGTGTCCCAGTACAGATCATCCGAGCAGGCGTCCAGCAGCGCCGCATCCTTGAAGAACTCGCCCAAGGTCTGAATCGTCGTGCGGCGGAAGCCTTTTTTGTGGGCTTTGGGCGCGCCGTAGAATTCTTTGGTGCAGACACCGGAACGGGTCTCAATCTCGCGCCAGCCCAGGCCGCTGGCCTGCTTGGCGGTCTGTACGCGCGCCTTGATACTGGCCGGCACCGTGTCGATTGTTTCGCGGCCCTGGGGCACGCTGGCGTAATAAGACCGCAGTGCGGCCAGTTGCTTATCGCGGCCCACCAGATGCGGCGAAATCACGTTCAGGAACTGGTCTATGCTGCGCCGCCCTACCAGATGCACGGTGTAGCCGGTGCGGCCTGCGGTGTCTTCTCCACGCGCGTACCCGAAATGCTTCTCGGTCACTTTGGCAACCATCCCCAGGCGCAGCAGGACATGGGCCAGGTCATCGGCCAGCTGCCGGGAGGAGGTGGCGGCGTAAGGCGTGGTATTACCCGCTCCGAACAGGAAGCCGTCGCCCGACCAGTACCGGCCTATCAGTACGGCCAGCGAATCGTTGTTGAGGCGGAAAGCGGCCGCAGGCAAAGCTTTTTCGGTGGCCTTTACCCCTGTCAGCCCCAGCCTTTCCAACCACAGCCGCACGCCAGACTTGCCACCTGCACCGCCGCGCACACCGCTCCCCAAATAAACATCGTGGACGTTCTGGCGCTCGGGACGCATCTTGACGCTGGGCCGGGTGTTCGGAAATTCGTCGGCCAGGGCCACCATATCGGCCACCTGCGCCTCACTCTGCGAATACAGATAGGCGCCGCAGGGGTGGCAGGTGTTGCCCTCGGCCAGCACCCAGCCCAGCAAGGCCGCTTCGTGGTTCGGCCAGGCCTCATTGCCCAGTTCGGGCAGGCGGGCAGGCGCGGCAATGCGGTCGCCCGGCCCCAGGTCTTCCACGTTGCGCCAGCCGTCCAGCGTCAGCAATGGGTGGTTGCCAGTGGCGGTCAGTTCGCGCCCCAGGGCCGTCCTGACTTTGAACACGGGCTTCACACCGTTGTCAAAGAATTGCCCGCTGGATCGCAGCTCCAGGCGGTAAGCCGCGTTGACGCTGGGCAGTTCAACTTGCTGACCTTCGCGGTACAGGTCCTCAATCCGGCGGAGCTCGCCGCCCGCCACCGGCACACGCGTATCGCCCGTCAAACATTTATTGAAGCCGTAATTTGCAAACGCATCGAGCAAATCGAAAAGTTTATTGCCCTCTTCTTTCGGCACACTGTTCTTCTCGGCGCCGTCTACAAAGATTTGCCTCTGCCGCTTCATCTCCTCGGCGTCTTTCTTGCCCATCGCCCGGCGCAGCAGGTCAGCGCCGCCCAGGGAGAAGCCCGCGACCTCCGAAGCGATCTGCATGATCTGCTCCTGGTAAACGGGAATACCGTAGGTTTCGGCCAGAATCTTTTCCAGGTGTTGTGCACTGGCCGGAAAGCCGTCGCGCACGTAGTCCACGTCTTCGATGCCGTGGTGGCGGCGGACATAGGTGGGAATGTTTTCCATCGGGCCGGGGCGGTACAGCGCCGACAGGGCGATGATGTCGGCCAGGCGGCGCGGCTTCAGGCGGCGGGAAGCGTCGGCAATCCCCGCCCCTTCCAGCTGAAACACGCCCTTGGTGTCGCCCCGGCTCATCAGTTCATAGGTCTTGGTGTCGTCGAAGGGAATGTCGTCGAAGGTGCCGTAGGTGGCCTCGAAGTCGGTGCCCGATTCCTTGAGGATGCGCTTGGCTTCATCCAAGAAGGACAGGGTGCGCAGGCCCAGGAAGTCCATCTTGATGAGGCCTATGTCTTCCACGGCCTTCATGTCGTACTGGCACACCATGCCCTCGCCGGAGGTGTCGCGCATGACGGGCACGAGGTCGGTGAGCTGCGTTTTGCCAATCACCACGCCCGCCGCGTGGACCGAGGCGTGGCGGGTCAGGCCTTCGAGTTTCAGCGCGAATTCGTAGGCTTCCAGCAGCTGTGCGTCTTCTGCCAGCAACTGCTGAATGTCTGGCACGGCGTCGCGCGCCTGTTCCAGGCTGTAGCTCTTGCCGAACTTGATCGGAATGAGCTTGCTGACCTTGTCTACCTTGGCGTATTCCAGGCCCATCACGCGCGCCACATCTTTCAGGCATGCCTTACTCGCCATCGTCCCGAAGGTGGCAATCTGCGCCACCTTGTCCTCGCCGTATTTGTCCTGCACATAGGCAATCACTTCGTTGCGCCTGGCGTCGTTGAAGTCAATATCGAAGTCGGGCATCGAGATGCGGTCGGGGTTCAGGAAGCGCTCGAACAGCAGCTCGAATTCGAGGGGATCGAGGTTGGTGATTCGCATGGCATAGGCCACGAGGCTGCCGGCCCCCGACCCACGACCCGGCCCCACAGAGATGTCCTGATCCTTGGCCCAGTTGATGTAATCCGCGACGATCAGGAAGTAGTCGGGGAAGCCCATGTTGTTGATGACGCTCAGCTCGTATTCCGCGCGGCGCAGGATGACCAGAGCGTGCAGGTGATGGGCGCGGGTGGTTTCCTCGTCAGGCTCGGACGGGTCAAGTTCAATGCTGGTGTCGCTGTCTCTCTGGCTGGCCTTGCGGCAATCCTCGTGCGCGTAGGCCGGCAGTTGGCCCGCCTCGGCCTGCGCCTCCATCCCTTCCAGTGACGGGTATTTCGTGTATTTCTCGCCCGCCGACTGGCCGCGCGTCTCCCAGATACTGCCCATGAAGGCCAGCAGGGTGAACAGGGTCTCCAAGTCGCAGGTCTGAGCGTCGCAGCCGTCCACCCGCTTCAGGACTGCTGGAGCATCCTCGCCCAATGCCTCCAGCGACCTCAGCGCGTAGTCACGCAGCAGGTTTTCCGTCGCGTGACCGGGATACCGCTTGACGGTCCCCCGGTAGGTCTGCACGCGCAGTTCCTCTTTCATGGTGCGGCCCTCGGGAATGGGCAGCTCGGGCATCTGGTACACACGCTTTTTGCCCACCGGCAGGTCCACATTGCACAGCTCGGCAATCATGGCGGTGTTGTCAAAGGGCTCCTCGCCCCAGTCGGCTACCGGCAGGGCGCGCTGCATTTCCTCTAGGTCCTTCACATAGAACTCGTCGCAGGGGAACTTGAATCGGTTCTCGTCGGCCAGCGTGGCTTTCGTCTGAATCGCCAGCAGCGTTTCATGAGCCGTGGCATCCGTCTTTTTCACATAGTGGCCGTCGTTGGTGGCCACCATGCCAATGCCCAGTTCCTGCGCCCACGCTCTGAGGATGGGGTTGTTCTTCTTCTGCTCGGGTAACCCGTGGTCCTGAACCTCGATGAAGTAGTTTTCCCCGAACAGCTCGCGGTACCACAGCAGGCGCTTCTTGGCGTCCTCTTCGCGGCCTTGCAGTAGCAGTTGCTGCACCTCGCTGCCCAGACAGCCGGAGAAAGCGATCACGCCTTTGTGGTGCTCCTGCAGCAGCTCGTGGTCAATGCGCGGCTTGTAGTAATAACCCTCGGTGTAGCCCCGGCTGCTTAGGCGGCAGAGGTTCTGGTAGCCCTCAAAGTCACGCGCCAGCAGGGTCAGGTGAAAGATGCCCTTCTCGCCGTCCTGCCCGCGCGTACGGTCGCGGCGGGTGCCCTGCCCCGGCACCACATAAGCCTCGTAGCCAATGATGGGTTTGACCCCCATGCCGGTCGCGTAGTTATAGAAGTGCACCGCGCCGTGCATGTTGCCGTGGTCGGTCATGGCCAGGGCCGGCGTGCAGCCCTCCGGCGTGACTTCCTTGGCCCATTTCAGCAGGTCCTTCAGTTTTGCCGCGCCGTCCAGCAGGCTGTACTGCGTGTGCTGGTGCAGGTGGGCAAAGCGCTTGGGCGCGCTTCCGCCGGGCGCCGTTGTGGGTTTACAGCACGAGCCGTCGGGCAGGTGGATATGGGGGGCAGCGGCGGCGTCGGGCGAGGTCACAGGGTCAGGATAGGGCGGAGGGATAAAGCGCACCGCGACGCGGCTCTCTTGACGACCCTCGCTGGCCCATGTCTGTCCTCCCAACCCACACCCTGATGAACTTGGCGGCCGGGGCGCGCCCCTTCACGTCCACTTCAGCGCGCCTGCTGTTCTACCTTTGGCCTTTCGCGGAACAAAAACCCGCAAGGGATCAGGAGGCCTGTCACCCACAGCGCTCCTCTGAGCCAGGAAAACCACTGTTCCAACTAGGCGGCAATCAAAGAGTCGCCGTTGTCGTTAAATCCGGCTACGAAAGAGAGGGCACCGTAACTCAGCACCACACCGCCAAAAGCCAGTGCCGAGAGCGCACTCAGGAGGCATCCAGCGGGTTTGACCTTCATGCCTATGACCCTAGCCAACCCCAGGTCGCGGAGCCGCCGCATCTGCCCAGCGTCAGGTTTTTGTAAGACCCCTGTAACCCCCGCCCCCGCACGCTAAGGCATGAGACCAGGCCAGCAGGAGCTGCGCTGGGCGTATCTGCTGTTCGCCCTGCTGGCCCTGGACAGTTTTCTGGTGGCGTGGCAGGTGCCGCGCCCCCTGGCCTTCTGGGTGCTGCTTCCTCTACTGGCGGTGCAGCTGATTGCCGCGTGGCTGGCGCCGCGCGTGGTCCGGATGGTGCGGGGCCACCGCCAGCTCCAGGAGTCTTACGCCGAGGAACTAGCGTTCGCCCGCCAACTGATGGAAAGCGTGGAACATGGGCTCACCGTGACCGATGAGGACGGCCGCTTTGTGTATGTCAACCGCGCCTACGCCCGGCTGCTGGGCACTGTGCCGGACAAGGTGCTGGGCCGCACCCCATTTGACTTCACTCTGCCCGAAGACCACGCCCAGCTGCTCGCGGCGCAGGCCGAGCGCCTGGGCGGCCAGAGTTCGTCGTACCGCACGCGGCTGCGCCACCACAGCGGCGCGGCGGTTGAGGTCGTGGTGACCGGGACGCCGCGCTGGCATGGGGGGCGCATCGTGGGCAACGTTGCGGCGGTGGTGCCCCTTCACGAGTTGGATCAGAATTAGTTAACGCTTTCAGGACGGGCTCTGCTTCCGGCAAGCCCCCTCATCTTCACCGCTTCTAAACTTGAGCCGACTACACTCAACTCTATTGACAGTCTTCAACTGTGGGCCTATGATGGATGGCAGTCAGAACTGCTGCCCACACGGCGGCAAATCCCCACCCTTACAGGAGTCAACATGCCCAAAGCCGTTGGAATTGACCTTGGTACCACCAACTCCGTTATCTCTGTCATGGAGGGCGGCCGCCCCGAAGTGATCGTGAATGCCGAAGGCGCCCGCACCACCCCCAGCGTCGTGGCCTACAAGGGCGACGAGCGCTTGGTCGGCCAGATTGCGCGTCGTCAGGCCGCGCTGAACCCCGCTGCCACCCTCTTTGAAGTCAAGCGCTTCATCGGCCGCCGCTGGGACGAAGTCAAAGAAGAAGCTGCGCGCAGCCCCTTCACCGTCAAAGAAGGCCCCGGCGGGTCGGTGCGGATTGAAGTGAACGGTAAGGACCTCGCCCCCGAGCAGGTCAGCGCCGAAGTGCTAAACAAACTGGTGCAGGACGCCAGCGCCAAGCTGGGCGAAAAGATCAAGGACGTGGTCGTCACCGTGCCCGCGTACTTCGACAACTCGCAGCGTGAAGCCACCAAGCAGGCCGGCGAGATTGCGGGCCTCAACGTGCTGCGCGTCATCAACGAGCCCACCGCCGCCGCGCTGGCCTACGGCCTGGAGCGCAAGGGCAACGAGACCGTGCTGGTCTTCGACCTGGGGGGTGGCACCTTTGACGTGACGATCCTCGAACTGGGCGACGGCGTCTTTGAAGTGAAGTCCACCTCCGGCGACACCCACCTGGGCGGCGCGGACTTCGACCAGCGCATCGTGGACTGGCTGGCAGGCGAGTTCCAGAAGGACAACTCCTTCGACCTGCGCAAGGACAAGCAGGCCCTGCAGCGCCTGATCGAAGCGTCCGAGAAGGCCAAGATTGATCTGTCGAGCGCCTCGGAAACGACCATCAGCCTGCCCTTTATCACCTTTGACCCCGAAACCCGCACCCCCATGCACTTGGAGCGCACGCTGAGCCGCGCCAAGTTCGAGGAACTGACCGCTGACCTGCTGCGCCGTGTCCGCAAGCCGGTGGAACAGGCCCTGGCCGACGCCAAGCTGGACGCGAGCAAGATTGACGAAGTGATTCTGGTGGGTGGCTCGACCCGCATTCCGGCTGTCAAGCGCATCGTGCAGGACATCATCGGCAAGACGCCCAACGAGAGCGTCAACCCCGACGAAGCCGTGGCACTCGGTGCTGCGGTGCAGGCCGGCATCATTCAGGGCGACTCGGCGCTGGGCGACATCGTGCTGGTGGACGTCACCCCGCTGACGCTGGGCGTGGAAGTCAAGGGCGGCATGATTGCGCCGATGATTACCCGCAACACCACGGTCCCCGCCAAGAAGACCGAGATCTACACCACCGCCGAGAACAACCAACCGGGCGTGGAGATCGTGGTGCTGCAGGGCGAGCGCCCCATGGCGAACGACAACAAGTCACTGGGCCGCTTCAAGCTTGAGGGCATTCCGCCCATGCGCGCTGGCCAGCCGCAGATTGAAGTCACCTTCGACATTGACGCCAACGGCATCCTGCACGTGACCGCCAAGGAAAAGACCAGCGGCAAGGAAGCCAGCATCCGCATCGAGAACACCACGACGCTGGACAAGGGCGATGTCGAGCGCATGGTCAAGGAAGCCGAGCAGAACGCCGCCGCCGACAAGCAGCGCCGCGAGAAAGTCGAGAAGCGCAACAACCTCGACTCTATGCGCGTGCAGGCGCTGGGCCAGATTGAGGAAAACGAAGGCGCCTCGCAGGAGGCCAAGGACAAACTCAAGGCCGCCGCCGACGAGGCCGAAGAAGCGGTGCGCGCCGACGACGACGCCAAGATTGACTCGGCCCAGAAGCGCCTGGAAGAAGAACTGCGTTCCTTCATGACGGCGGCGCAGGCCGGAGCACAGGGCCAGGACGCGGGCGCCCAGGGTCAACCCCAGGCGAACAAGGCCGACGACGACGTGATTGACGCGGATTTCAAGCCCGCCGAATAAGCGCACGTCCTCCGCACGACCACGACCACCCAGGGGAGAGGACGGCCAGCGCGCCGCCTCTCCCCTCCTGTTCTCCACTACTCTGGAACCAATGTTCCGCAAGCGAGGCCCCAAGATGACCGACGATCAGCGTAAGCCGGACGACACCGAGACCAAGACGATAGACGCCGAAACCGAACTGGACGTGCCCGAGACCGAAACCGACAATCTGGACGAGGATCAGGAGGCCGCCTTTGCTGGGCTGGACGGCCTGGACGAAGGCATGCTGGGTCAGGTGCAGGAAATGATGGCCAAGCTGGGCCGCGCCGATGAGCTGGAGAAGGAGAACGCCGACCTGAAGGGCCGTCTGGCCCGCCTGGCCGCTGACTTCGAGAACTACCGCCGCCGCACCCAGGAAGACGTGCAGGCCGCGCAGGGTCAGGGCGTCAGTAAGGCCGCCGAAGCGCTGATGCCGGTGTATGACGACATGGACCGCGCCGTGACGATGGGGGCTGCCGATCCGGCCAAGCTGGTGCCCGGAATGCAGGCCGTGCAGGGCAAGATTCTCAACGTCTTTTCTGGTCTGGGCCTGGAAGTCACCGGTAAGGAAGGCGAGGCCTTTGACCCCCAGTGGCACGAAGCGCTGCAGGTGGTGGCCGGCGACGAGGACGACGTGATTGTGCAGGTCTACCAACTGGGCTTCCGCATGGGGGACCGCCTGGTGCGGCCAGCCCGCGTGGTTGTGAGTAAAAAGGGTTGAGGGGGACGCGTTGATGGGTGATGGAGCACAGCAGAGGCGTCAGCCATCAACAGCCCGCGACCCGCTGCATGGGGTGACGCTGGAACGGTTGGTCACGCATCTGCACGACGAATACGGCTGGGAGGAACTGGCGCGGCGCATTCCTGTCAAGTGCTTTCAGACCAACCCCAGTATCAGCAGCAGCCTCAAGTTTCTACGCAAGACACCCTGGGCGCGCGAGCAGGTCGAGGGCGAGTATCTGAAACTGGGGCGCCGCGAGGATACCAATCCACTGATTGGGGCGCTGAAGGCCGGGACCCTGGGCGCCCATCAGACGGTCCCCAGTCAGACCAAAGCGCATGAGGCGCTGGGCTGGGCGCTGCGGCACGGGGAGGCAGAGGCCACCCTGGGGACCCTGCTGGGCCTGATTCAGGACGTGACGTTCTGGCAGGGCACCGCCCCCCTCCCGCTGCTGAACCTCGCCATTGACCGGGACGCGCCGCCCAGTTTCATCCGCGAGCTGCTGCGGCGCGGCGCTGACGCCAATGACAGCCGCTACTGGCTGCCGCTGCTGCATACGGTGGACGTGGAAGGTCTGGCGTATCAGTCTGGCCGCCGCGCGCCGCGTACCGATGTGCTGGACCTGTTGCTGACGCACGGGGCCACCCCGACCGCCGCTGACCCCAGAGGTCACACGGCCCTGGACATGGCCCGCACCTACGGCCTGAAGGCCGTCATCCATAAACTGGCCCCCAGCACACCGTCCTGACCCCTGGACCGACTGACGCCAGGACCCCCTGAAAGGAGGCGCCCCCCGTGGCCTACAAGGATTATTACGACGTGCTGGGCGTGTCGCGCGGTGCGTCCGACGCAGACATTAAAAGTGCCTACCGCAAGCTGGCCAAGCAGTACCACCCCGACAAGAATGCGGGCGACGAAAAGGCCGCCGAAAAGTTCAAGGAGATTGGCGAGGCCTACGCCGTCCTTTCTGACCCTGAGAAGCGCAAGGTCTTTGACCAATTCGGGCATACCGGGCACGTGCCGCCCGGCTACCCGGGTCCCGGCGCCGGGGGCTTTCAAGGGGGCGACTTTGCCGGCTTCGATTCCGGACAGTTCAGCGACTTCTTTCAGGGTCTGTTTGGCCGGGCTGGGGGGCGCGGCGGCGCGCCGGGGGGCGGCGGTTTCCAGGGGGGCGCCCAGGTCAATCTGGAAGACCTGCTGGGCGGCCTGGGGGGCGCAGGCCAGAGCCGACGCTTCGTGCAGAACGTCGAAGGCGAGCTTCAGGTGACGCTGGAGGAGGCGTTCAGCGGCTCGGATGAGGTCATCAATGTGGACGGCAAGCGCCTGTCGCTGAGGGTGCCGGCGGGGACGCGAGACGGCGCGCGGCTGCGCCTGGCGGGGCAGGGTCCGGGCGGCGGCGACGTGCTGCTGACCATCCGTGTACTTGAAGACGCCCGCTTTGACCTGGACGGCGACCACCTGAGCACCAGTGTGGATGTGCCGGCCCCAGTGGCGGCGCTGGGCGGCGACGTGACGGTCCAAACCCTCTCGGGCAAGGGCAACCTGAGCGTGCCGCCGGGCAGCAGCGGTGGGCGGCGCATGCGCCTGCGCGGCCAGGGCTGGCCCCGGCGCGACGGCACCCGAGGCGACCTGTACGTGAAACTCAATGTCACGGTGCCGGCCACACTCACGGACGACCAGAAAGAGCTGTACCGCCAGCTGCGTGAGCTGGGCTAAGGCTTAGGCGAAAGCAGGCCCACCCGCGCATTGGGGTGGGCTTCTTTTCGGTGGGCTACCGAGATGTAAGCCTTCAGCAAGCGCCAAGCTGATGCCTCTCAGCACGCCGCCCTCTGTCAATGTCGGGCGAGAGCCTCCATCAACCCGCAGCCGACGGCCTTTAAATCGTCGGCTGGCTGATGCCTTGCAGGGCCTTTTCATCGGCGCCGCCGCCCGTGCGGGTGGCCAGGTCGGCCAGGCTCACAATGCCGATCACCTTGCCTTCTTCGGTCACCGGCAAGCGGCGCACCTGGCGCTGGGCCATCTGCTCCGCTGCGGCCTGCACATCGGTCTGGCTGTCCAGGGTCAGAACGTTGCCGCTGGCGTAATCGCTGGCGGCACTGCCCAGGTCGTGTCCGTAAGCCACCGCGCGAATCACGATGTCGCGGTCAGTCAGGATGCCGCGCAGCTGGTCGCCGTCCATAATCAGGACGTTGCCAATGTCCTGCTCCCGCATCAGCGAGGCCACCTCTTTTAAGGTGGCACCAGCATCGGTGGTCGTCAGGTCGCTTGTCATGATGTCTTTGAGGGTGGTCATGCCCTGACGGTAGGGCGCAGTCACCAGCGCCCGCGTGGGAAGAGGCCTAAGAGCTGCCCTGGAAATCTACAGCCAGTCTTGAGTTAGGAGCTTCGCGCCAGGCTACCGATGAGCATTCACCTCTCCTTCTTGTGCCCAGCCCTGCGCCCTCTTTTCTGCCCTACAGCAAAAAGCACCTGGAACCGCATGGTTCCAGGTGCCTTGAATGCATCCGAGTCTTACTTCATCAGCCACTCGAAGGCGGTCTTGACGAGAATGTTCCGGCTGTTGGGGGTCAGCCCTTCCAGACCGAAGCCTATCGTGACGGTCCGGTAGTTGCCGCCGTCGTTGGCCACAATCGCGCCGGCATTCTCACCGGCATTCTGGGCGGTCACACGCGGACGGTTCTGGGTCTGCGCCTGGGTGTTCCCGCCCAGAATCTGTCCCAGCACGTTGTTGATGATGTTCACGGCAATCTGCTCGACTAGGCCACGCGGTTCCTGCACCTTCTGGGCCGCGCGGGTCTTGTTGGGGTCCACCCGGATGCTCTGGGCCGTGATGGTGCCGGCTGTGGCATTGGCCGTGCCCCACGAAGCCACCACGCTGCTGCCGCCCTGGTCAGCGATCACGTCGGGGTAGTACTGGTTGCCCGCGCTGCCCTGAGCGTTGAGGGTAAAGGCCGTGTTGCCAAAGGCGCCGCGCGTCACAAACTTGGCCTGACCGCTGCTGTCGGCCACAAAGCGGGTTTTCAGGGTGCCGGTGTAAAAGGCGCTGGTGCCAATATCATAGCCGATGTCCTGGCCGGTGATCATCAGGTTGCCGCCGCCCGCCACATACTGCCGCAGGGTGTTCTGGTCAGCCGCCGTGATGGTGTTCTGGTACTGCTCGCCCGTGGCCCACACCACGATATCGGCGCGCTGCATCTCGCTCAGGGGCACCGCGCCCTGGCTCTGGGTGTTCCACACGAAGGCCCCGCCGCTGACCGCATTGGCCTTGACGGCGTCACGCAGCGCAGCCGTCACATCGGCGCCCTGGCCCATGTCGTCGTCAACCAGCAGCACGCGAGGCTTTTTGCCGGTGCTGGGGGCCGGCGTAGGGGCCGGAGTTGGAGTGGGGGCAGGCGCCGTACCGGGGCGGTCTTTGATAAAGCAGCCCTTGCGTTGATTAGGCGCAGGGTCGCGGCCCCAGTCAGCCACAGTGCAGTTAAAGCCGTCGGTGCCCACGCCCGTCAGGTACTTGCCGTCGGTGCCGAACGCCGCGTCTTTCTGGCCGCTGAAGTTGCACTTGCTGCCTTCAAGGGCACACAGGCTGTAGCCCGCCGGGCCGGTGGGCTGAGCCGCTGGAGGGGTAGGAGTAGGCGTTGGGGTCGGGGTTGGCGTAGGGGCAGGTGGAGTCGGCGTGGGTGTGGGCGCCGGGGGCGTCGGTGTGGGTGCTGGGGCTGGGGTCCCGCCCGCCGTCACACCCAACTTGCCCAGGGCGCCGGGCACACTGATCTGGCCGTAACCCACGTTGTTGTTCTTGCTGCCGGCATTGCTGGCACTGGTGTACAGCGCGTTCTTGATGGCGTCCACGCTGGTCGTTGGCTTGGCCGAGAGCAGCAGGGCCACAGCCCCGGCGGCAATCGGACTGGCCTGCGACGACCCACTCAGGGCGCCGTACTTGCCATCTGGGAAGGCACTGGTGATTTCCACACCGGGGGCCGCGATGTCCGGCTTCACGAACACGCCCTTGATGGTGCTGTTCCAGTTCACTGGGCCACGGCTGCTGAAGCTGGCCACGTTGCCGCTCTGGTCCACGGCCCCCACACCAATGGCGTCCGGAAGGTTGCCGGGGCTCCCGGTGCTGCCGGCGGTGGGGCCAAAGTTACCGATGGCAAACACGGGCACCACGCCCGCCTGAATCATGTTCTGCACCGGCACGATAAATTCGTCGTAGGTGCCGGGAATCCCCAGGCTCATGTTCACCACGTCGGCGCCGTCGTCGGTGTCGGCGTTGTTGTCGGGGTCCAGCACATACTGCATCCCGGCAATTACCTGGGCAAAGGTGCCCTCGTTGTTGGGCAGGACCAGGGCGCTGATAACCGTGGCGCTGGGCGCCACGCCCACCGTGTCGCCCACCAGCAGGCCGGCGGTATGGGTGCCGTGGTTGGTGGTGTCGCGCGTGGCGGCACCCTGCACGCGGTCGCCCGCCGCGTTGAACTCGGCAAAGGCCCTGACCTTGCCGTTCAGCTGCGGGTGAGACGCGTCAATCCCGCTGTCGAGGTGCCCAATCTTGATGCCCTGGCCTTTAAAGCCGGCGGCCCAGGCCTGCGGCGCGCCAATTTTGGCCAGGTGCCAGGCCTCGCCGGGGGCAGCGGCGGCGGCGCTCAGGGCCACGGCGCGCTGGGGCTTGGGAATCTCGACCTTGAAGTTCTCGAACACGTCCGAAACAAAGGGCAGCAGCGCCAGCGCGCGCGCCTGCACTGGGGTCATGGGCAGGTAGATACTCTGGTCCAGCCACAGCTGCGTGGCCTTGCCCGAGTTCAGGGCCTGCCCCACGAAGCCCGCCACCGGCCCCAGCTGAGCCAGCTTGGTGTTCAGCTGCTGGCGCAGGTTCTTGAACTGGGCGCGGCCCCGCTCGTCGTTGGCAAACTGAAAGCGCACAATGACGCCCACCTGGGTCTGGTCACCCTTCTGGGCACGTTGCAGCAGGGTCGGGGACAACCGGCCAGCGCTGGCCTCGGACAGGCCGCCCAGGGTCAGGGCCGCGCCGAGCAGGAACACATTCCGCTTCATCATGCCGCTCAGGGTAGGGGCCGGGGCGTGACGCGCCCTGAAGAGAACGTGAGGAGACCTTGACCTCCCGTCAGGCGGGCATCAGGGGCAGGGGACGCTGCGCAGTGCCAGCCCAAAGTCAAGGCGGAGGGCCGCCTCATCTGCGGCCCCGTCTCTAGAAAGTCCAACTGCGCTCCCTGGCTCAGCGGGAGTAATCCACAATCAGTTCGCCCGTATCCACCTTGTGGTTGATCATGCTGGTGCGCTCGTAACTCAGCAGAATGCGGCCACTGGCCAGCTGTAACAGACTCAAGGTCCCTTTGACGGCCCGGCCCTGAATTCCGCTGCCACCAAACACTTTCCACTGAAAGCCAGAGCGCACTTCCAGGCCTCGGCTGGCGTCGTTGTTCGGCGCCACATTGACCGGCTGGGCGCTGAAGCCCTCGGGGCAGCGCATCTCACCGGTTTTCAGGTCAATGGTCACGCCACGCAGCACGCCGTTCATGGCCGGGCCGTCCCCAAAGGTGACGCGGTTGGCGTCT includes:
- a CDS encoding PAS domain S-box protein, whose amino-acid sequence is MRPGQQELRWAYLLFALLALDSFLVAWQVPRPLAFWVLLPLLAVQLIAAWLAPRVVRMVRGHRQLQESYAEELAFARQLMESVEHGLTVTDEDGRFVYVNRAYARLLGTVPDKVLGRTPFDFTLPEDHAQLLAAQAERLGGQSSSYRTRLRHHSGAAVEVVVTGTPRWHGGRIVGNVAAVVPLHELDQN
- the dnaE gene encoding DNA polymerase III subunit alpha, with product MTSPDAAAAPHIHLPDGSCCKPTTAPGGSAPKRFAHLHQHTQYSLLDGAAKLKDLLKWAKEVTPEGCTPALAMTDHGNMHGAVHFYNYATGMGVKPIIGYEAYVVPGQGTRRDRTRGQDGEKGIFHLTLLARDFEGYQNLCRLSSRGYTEGYYYKPRIDHELLQEHHKGVIAFSGCLGSEVQQLLLQGREEDAKKRLLWYRELFGENYFIEVQDHGLPEQKKNNPILRAWAQELGIGMVATNDGHYVKKTDATAHETLLAIQTKATLADENRFKFPCDEFYVKDLEEMQRALPVADWGEEPFDNTAMIAELCNVDLPVGKKRVYQMPELPIPEGRTMKEELRVQTYRGTVKRYPGHATENLLRDYALRSLEALGEDAPAVLKRVDGCDAQTCDLETLFTLLAFMGSIWETRGQSAGEKYTKYPSLEGMEAQAEAGQLPAYAHEDCRKASQRDSDTSIELDPSEPDEETTRAHHLHALVILRRAEYELSVINNMGFPDYFLIVADYINWAKDQDISVGPGRGSGAGSLVAYAMRITNLDPLEFELLFERFLNPDRISMPDFDIDFNDARRNEVIAYVQDKYGEDKVAQIATFGTMASKACLKDVARVMGLEYAKVDKVSKLIPIKFGKSYSLEQARDAVPDIQQLLAEDAQLLEAYEFALKLEGLTRHASVHAAGVVIGKTQLTDLVPVMRDTSGEGMVCQYDMKAVEDIGLIKMDFLGLRTLSFLDEAKRILKESGTDFEATYGTFDDIPFDDTKTYELMSRGDTKGVFQLEGAGIADASRRLKPRRLADIIALSALYRPGPMENIPTYVRRHHGIEDVDYVRDGFPASAQHLEKILAETYGIPVYQEQIMQIASEVAGFSLGGADLLRRAMGKKDAEEMKRQRQIFVDGAEKNSVPKEEGNKLFDLLDAFANYGFNKCLTGDTRVPVAGGELRRIEDLYREGQQVELPSVNAAYRLELRSSGQFFDNGVKPVFKVRTALGRELTATGNHPLLTLDGWRNVEDLGPGDRIAAPARLPELGNEAWPNHEAALLGWVLAEGNTCHPCGAYLYSQSEAQVADMVALADEFPNTRPSVKMRPERQNVHDVYLGSGVRGGAGGKSGVRLWLERLGLTGVKATEKALPAAAFRLNNDSLAVLIGRYWSGDGFLFGAGNTTPYAATSSRQLADDLAHVLLRLGMVAKVTEKHFGYARGEDTAGRTGYTVHLVGRRSIDQFLNVISPHLVGRDKQLAALRSYYASVPQGRETIDTVPASIKARVQTAKQASGLGWREIETRSGVCTKEFYGAPKAHKKGFRRTTIQTLGEFFKDAALLDACSDDLYWDTITSIEPAGEAQTYDLEVPGTHNFVANDLVVHNSHSAAYGVITYQTAWLKANYPVQFMAALLTVERRDSDKVAEYVSDARKMDVKVLPPDINRSAADFAVQGEEILFGLYAIKGLGEAAVLKILEERERAGRYKSLADFCSRLGNKVCNRKALESLIKSGAFDQFGERNQLLQSVEDALEDAAGTAEVNARAQSGMSMMFGMDEVKQERALRAGIPTFTNLERLSIEKEALGLYISGHPLEQHEGLREAASCRVSDLDTWFQTQSVAPGKRIKAVLAGMIESVVKKPTKSGGMMARFILADESGQTELVAFSRAYDRIQDKLVNDTPALIIVELESEDGGLRAIAEEVVSVEQLSDVPKVMYVTIDLESATPDAVGEFQSVLDEYAGSMPTYLRLETPEQFVLYQLDHGMGSSEAIRVLNQTFPWAEAYLAYDQQTILGRFAPKPPAWMNRQGGGMRA